In Silene latifolia isolate original U9 population chromosome X, ASM4854445v1, whole genome shotgun sequence, the following proteins share a genomic window:
- the LOC141618944 gene encoding uncharacterized protein LOC141618944, with amino-acid sequence MDGDAEYQRPHLVTWDSVCYSKKEGGLGVKNAGMWNVATVGKLVNWIYTKADRLWVLWIDHIYMKGVDWSSYIPPPDSNWNWRNICKVKGMLATGFQGNHWISDARGYSINAGYQWLQSSHPHVPWYKDVWDSWNVPKQSVIGWLIQRKALNTRVKMAQLRISDNNSCVMCELGPETHAHTFSDCVYSNLVVTNIELWLQMSLQTLPGRCSTIRRKVWRVVRLSCWYMLWTERNKCRIDMNIRRPELLVSEIQKVAQMRIQHKLNFPIQQSDVIWITSLGIHV; translated from the coding sequence ATGGATGGGGATGCTGAGTACCAGAGGCCCCATTTGGTTACTTGGGATAGTGTCTGCTATAGCAAAAAGGAGGGTGGTTTGGGTGTCAAGAATGCTGGGATGTGGAATGTTGCCACTGTTGGTAAGCTGGTGAATTGGATTTATACTAAAGCTGACCGTTTATGGGTGTTGTGGATTGATCATATCTATATGAAAGGTGTTGATTGGTCTTCTTATATACCTCCACCAGATTCTAATTGGAACTGGAGGAATATCTGCAAAGTTAAAGGTATGTTAGCTACTGGTTTTCAGGGTAACCACTGGATATCTGATGCTAGGGGTTACTCTATTAATGCTGGTTATCAATGGCTACAGAGCTCACACCCTCATGTGCCTTGGTATAAGGATGTGTGGGATAGCTGGAATGTTCCTAAGCAAAGTGTGATTGGCTGGCTGATTCAGAGAAAAGCTCTGAATACCAGGGTTAAGATGGCTCAACTTAGGATTAGTGACAACAATAGTTGTGTGATGTGTGAACTGGGGCCAGAAACTCATGCTCATACTTTTTCTGATTGTGTCTATAGTAATCTGGTGGTCACCAATATTGAGCTCTGGCTGCAAATGAGTCTTCAAACTCTTCCTGGACGTTGCTCAACTATCAGGAGGAAAGTTTGGAGAGTGGTTAGACTATCCTGTTGGTATATGCTTTGGACTGAAAGGAATAAGTGCAGGATTGATATGAATATTAGAAGGCCTGAGTTGCTTGTATCAGAAATTCAGAAAGTGGCTCAAATGAGAATTCAGCATAAGTTAAACTTTCCTATTCAGCAGTCTGATGTAATTTGGATAACTAGCCTTGGTATTCATGTGTAA